GTCCCGCGCCTGGACTCTTTGTTGCCATGACGACAGGCGGGTGCTGCCACCTGCCCGGCTCTCTGTGCGACTGTGCCGGCGGCGCGGGCCCGTGGAAGGTTGTGGACGAGGCAGGTGGGGACGGGCGCCAGGCGCTGTACGTCACGCAGGTCACAGCCATCGATGGACGGCtgctgtcctctgtcctcaaaCCCATGAGCATGCAAAGGTTAGACTTCTTACATCATGCCACTGTTGTCCAGGTTACATCGCTTGTTCAGactagatgtttgttttttttagtttcagatgACTTTCTGTTTGAGAATGTTTTGAAACCATTTCGTTTTTTGTGTGTCAGTGATGGTCCCATCTGTCGTATCTGCCATGAGGGAGGCAGCAGCGAGGGTCTGTTGTCCCCGTGCGACTGCACAGGCACGCTGGGCACGGTGCACAAGAGCTGCCTGGAGAAGTGGCTGTCATCTTCTAACACCAGCTACTGTGAGCTTTGTCACACCGAGTTCAGCATCGAGCGGCGGCCGCGGCCTCTTACCGAGGTAAACGGAGCTCGGCGCCCTCGCCGTCGGCTGCTTCAGTCAGTCCCCTCGGCCGTCTGGGCTGCTGTGTGAAGCAAATGTTTATTCATCTGCACAAagtctgttgttgttgctttttattcctGGTTCATCgttcacactgttgtttccctgctttttattattatgtacccatttttatttatttttttcttgcaatccAACTGCTCCTTTGTGCCAAACTTCATCAATCAGAGCGTTCAGATCGTTCAGAACATGGGTGCTCTGACTTCtgctttttcaaacttttatacttttcaaaatatttaattttattgacaaatattttaacCACAGAAATGAGATCTTCTCATTTTCATCATAacatttagcttgtagctagcctttggctacttttaggattcgttacagttttgctacttttagcctttaactaacttttttgctgctgttagttggtgttttgctttgtttagcctctaaaaaacaaagcagatgtgAGCACTCAGCTTTCACGCTGcatttgacagaaaatgtcgtttctgtaattttcttttcttcgtCTCTCCTCAGTGGCTGCAGGACCCCGGCCCTGGCAACAAGAAGAGGACGCTGTTTTGCGACATGGTGtgcttcctcttcatcactccTCTGGCGGCGATCTCCGGCTGGCTGTGCCTGCGGGGCGCTCAGGACCACCTCCACCTGGGGAGCTGGCTGCAGGCCGTGGGCCTCATCGCCCTCACCATCGCCCTGTTCACCATCTACGTCCTCTGGACTCTGGTACACAGGCGCCAGCGCACGCACGGAGCGTTACGGCGGCTTCGAAATGTTGACGTTAAACACCTGGTTTCTGCCCGCAGGTATCTTTCCGCTACCACTGTCAGCTCTACTCCGAGTGGAGGAGGACGAATCAGAAAGTGCGTCTCCTCATCCCTGAAGCGAAGGAGTCCAACTCTTCCCAGCATTCCTTGCTctttaacaaactgaagaagGCAGCCAGCGAGAGCATCGTATGAGCCCAGCGTGTGAGGTCATGCCTGCTGCCGACACTTCAAAGAAAGCACtcggttttctttttccttgcaTATTTTTCCCCACTTTGCCTCGCCAGTCGGTCCCGCAGGTGCTGACATGTCTCGCTGTGTGATATTAGATTATGGGATGGGCTGAGGTATCAAGGCACGGCTGAGTTTAACACGTCCTTTCACCGCAGTGAGAGGGAGCACGCGTCAATCTGCACGGACCTACACGTGAGGAGCTTTTTCAGACATACATGCGCTCTCGGCTGGCTCGGTTGACGTTTGATTAACGTTTCACAAATCTCAACATGCAGTCCGAGAAGCGCCCCTAGGTTCGGCTAAGTTCAGTTTTCCCACCAGTCTTTGCATTTCATACCGTAACGAGTGGCGGTGCAACACCAGTGAAATGAGAGATTGTGCAATAAGGTGCTGCGGACACCGAGATTTACACAATACAGGAAGAGGCCTCTGCAATCATGCACAACTGTAAGCAGCACtggtaatcttttttttttttcttggatttgtgtttttgaatcCACAAAGAGCCTCGTTCAGGTTCTTGTATTATCAGCACTTAACGAGCAGGAGTTCGCTTTTTAGCAGAACGTTTTGCTTGTTGGCCCCGAGCACCGAGCCGAAGCGGgctttctgagcatttcattaCTTTAGTGTTGAATTTTCGACCTATGCGTCGTATTgtattctattttttattttatttttttttcacaatcgCACCAATCAGGGATTCAGACGTGTTTCTGCATTGTTTCAAAACTGACATATTTGAAGCATATCtttgtgcgtgcgtgtgtgctTGTGTAACTCTTACCACCAGTGTTCATTTCCTCACCACGCGGCTGGTATCCAGATTACTGGGACAGTTACCGGCCTGATTTAGGTGGTGAGACGAGCTCGAAGGCTGTAACAGTTCCTGTTATAATATGCTCTAAACCCCACAGGCTTTAAGCAGCCAGTGtcagttgtctttgttttatcttctttatgctatttttgttttttttattactaacaATCACATTTCAACTCTGGTTTGTAAAGATTTTATAGCaaaccatttttatatttgcaaaCTAGATGAATTCCATTACAGACTCCTTGTAAATAtttatgatgtttaaaaaaaaaaaaaaaaaaaggccaaagcTTTGGGTTTTATGCTCCGCTGTGGTGTTAATATCTGTATAAGTATTTCCTTTAGCATAGACAGTGGCGTGCGGCGGTGCAGaggtttctgctgtttggatttattatttttttctttcccgcAGGGTTTTGTTGATGTGAAATGTTGTTGCGGGGGCTTCTGTTTGGTTTGAGTCGAGGCGTTCGGTtgtatttttcttcctcctgtcgGACACTGTGGGATCGCCGTCACCATGGTCTGGTTTCCTGTTCGCACTTTGGTACAGTCGGCTTCTCCTGGGGCTCCCCCACGGCCGCCGTGTGTTTAACGTCGTAAATAAGGCTTTACACCAGTGAGTGTTAGGACACAAGCTgagatgcaaaagaaaaacccaaatatttcttcattttctacACATCAAGGTACTTTTCTCAGTATGCTGTAGTCCCTTTTGACCTAAACAGTTTCAGCCTATAAAGGGATTGTAATttgctatttttctttgttacaTACACCATTGAACATGTAGATGTGTTTTATAAGACTTGTcatctttttggtttttaatgcaAACGGAGGATTGTTGAAAAGCAGCATTTGTTACTTCTTtacaagtaataaaaaaagtgaaaaaactgtttgtatAACAGCCTAAATGGGATTtgattttaatccttttttccAATTATTCAGTTTCAGGTGTTCTCATCTTGCTGCTGTCTGGTCAGGTATTCATTTCTCTTAACAAGATTTAGCTGAAATTAGTCCCTCCATCCACCCACTTCTCCactctgggtcacggggagctggtgcctgtctccagccgtcactgtgcgggaggcgggggacaccctggacaggtcccaagtccatcgcagggccacatagagacaaaagagacaaacaaccgttcaccctctcactcacacttggagacaattttagagtcatcaatgaacctaacatgcatgttttttggtctgtgggaggaaaccggagtacctggagtaaacacacgtgtgcacagggagaacatgcaaactccactcagGAAGGCCTCAGGTCAAGAAGCggtcctgcaaccttcttgttgtgaggcgacagctctaacctcTACGCCGCTGTGCCACCTTGAAATTActtaattcatgtttttttttaaaaaaagctcatcTGGCATCTATGAGCTGAAGTGTGCAAATtactcaaagaaaacaatgacgCAGATCACCTCCAACTTGCCCTCAACCATGGCGTCTTTGCTGCCGCAGGTTGACTGAAGTATGGCAGGCTGTTTTAGTATATAATCAAATGACATTCCTCTTTCTAATTACTGTCTTAGATAACGATAATAGCTGTTCTCCTCTTTCTGAGTCGGAATTTCTTTTCACAATTTATTAGTActattataatttaaaatatctaCAGTATAGCAGTAAAACACTCATTTCAAATATCTAAAAGCCCCTTTAGATTGGACACGTATACGGGACATTTATGACTCATTTCTCTCTGGTCAAAATGGCCACCAGTGCCTGTGATCATCTGTAGGTTGTTTACGCTGTTAAATTTCACATGAATGCTTTAAAAACTGGTCTGTAGTTTGTTTACAGGTCATCCTTTAGGTCCGAACAGGGTGAGAGGGGGTGTAGGGAGCAGGATTTTCACTTTTTACCAAGTTTGTTGTGGAAAACAGCTCGATGTGTGCACTAATCCGATCgggaaaaacaagctgctaaTCTCAAGGGTTTCCATTGTTTCAGCTGAGATCTGATCCCTCTGCATAAGCtgcttacttaaaaaaaaacaagttggaaATATCACAAACACTGCTGTTTGTGAACAGTTCCTGCTAAAATCTGGTCTAATATTAACTCTCATctgctgagttttatttttgattttggtggggatccagattatgatgtggatcgttttttttgtttttttgtttaaccaCACTGTGGCCTTGGAGGTTGTCTGCCCTCTCTGGCTGCTTCTAGTTTTTtccacaaaactaaaaaaaaaaatctcaatgttttgccaaaataagaaaaaaatcaaataaaatctgagaCAAACTCAAACTGGAATCAAATCTTGGCGAGTTTTATTAGGAAAGCATGCTTCATTCGTCTTCGGAGATCCTTTCTCGCTCGCTCCAGAGACCAGATGACAAAGTAAAATTCCTCCCAGATGGGGTTTGCACGTCACTCTCATCAGGTCCGTCCCTGTCCGCCAGGCGGGTTTGTGGGCCGACCGTCACTGGTCTGGGGTGgagctgaactttgacctctggTGCTTGGAGAAGCAGAGAAAGGAGCGGAAACGCTGAGGGTCAGACATGAATCAGTGGGTGGAGGAATGGTTGGAGGGTTAAAGGTATTTGGGAAGGTCCTTCTCCACTACCtgcaaaacaatgaaaaatcaCGAGTTAAAAACGAGATTATTTTTCCAGACTTTTCTGAAACTTGATTAGAAGCAAAAGATGCAATTTAAGTACCATAAAAAGAGCATAACTGCAATTCCATTACAGCTCGTATCTATTTactaaagctgaaaaaaaagggtttgtaCGTACGCTTGGATCATCCATGGGTCCGTATCTTTTCACCACCTGCCCCTCTCTGTTGATCAAAAACTGgacacaaagagaagaaaacttaACGACAGGAAACATGACattcaaaaacaagaacatacattttgtcattatatagcagataaagtttaaatatagtGCTTAGGGCTTGAATATTACTgaaaaatggcaacaacaaaTGTCAGATATTGTTTTACCTTGGTGAAATTCCACTTGATGCTACTGCAGGATTGAAGAAAGAAACATGTTagaaatatcattaaaaaaattgtacaaaTAAAGATCATTTGTACTTGGATTGACTGTCACTCGGCCGTTTCGCCTCATATTTAGTCCCTACGTACTTTCCAAACAAGCCGCCCCCATTGGGCTGCTCCTTCAGCCACTTCCACAGAGGGTGGGCGTTTTCCCCGTTCACCTCGATCTTACTGAACATGTCGAAATGAACGTCGTAGGATTGGGCAAACTGCTTGATCTGGGTCTCGTTGCCCGGCTCCTGCACAAGTATGAACACAGAGAGCGTTGTGAAGTGGTGAACTGTGAACATGGAAGCCTTCAGTTCGAATCAGCGTGGCCTGAACTTTGACCCGGCGAGGGGTGAACTCCATCAACGcgattttcaaagaaaaacgaGCTGAAAGCCAGATCCCCTGTCTCCGCCTCTTTACCAGATTTGATGAAATCAAAGTCTGATGAACTCTAGTTTGCAGTTTTACTGATAactgaaaggggaaaaaaacacgtACTTAACTATATATAACTTAATATATTGTCAGAGTGATTATAAGATGTGTACATGGTCGTAAACTTTTATATACGGTTATTTGACCCGAATTAAACTAGAGAAATGCAGAGTGCTGAAacttgctgaagaagctaaaattgtTCTTAAAGTCGAAACAAGCCAAACGGAACTAAAATGATAAACAGccaaaagcagcagagcagtggccaaaattggcaaaaacttgaactaaaaggagcaaaactgaCACTGAAGCAAACGTTAACaacacagtagctaaaatgagtaaaacgtGTTAATATGAGTAAAACTGGAGCTAAAAGTGGCCAAACTAATGCTAAAGTGCTgaatcaaacagcagcagaaaggaaacagctaaaagcttttaactaaaagctaaaatcagctaaacgATAGCTTAGAGTGGcgtaagaagacaaaaaagagagcAAGTACTGTATGTGGAAGCAGATTTCAATGAGAACAATGCTTTTGatggaactgaagagatttttttaatgttttctgcagGGAAAAGAAGAGAAGTTACAAGAAAACAC
The Kryptolebias marmoratus isolate JLee-2015 linkage group LG24, ASM164957v2, whole genome shotgun sequence DNA segment above includes these coding regions:
- the march2 gene encoding E3 ubiquitin-protein ligase MARCHF2 → MTTGGCCHLPGSLCDCAGGAGPWKVVDEAGGDGRQALYVTQVTAIDGRLLSSVLKPMSMQSDGPICRICHEGGSSEGLLSPCDCTGTLGTVHKSCLEKWLSSSNTSYCELCHTEFSIERRPRPLTEWLQDPGPGNKKRTLFCDMVCFLFITPLAAISGWLCLRGAQDHLHLGSWLQAVGLIALTIALFTIYVLWTLVSFRYHCQLYSEWRRTNQKVRLLIPEAKESNSSQHSLLFNKLKKAASESIV